Proteins from one Mycteria americana isolate JAX WOST 10 ecotype Jacksonville Zoo and Gardens chromosome 1, USCA_MyAme_1.0, whole genome shotgun sequence genomic window:
- the CYSLTR2 gene encoding cysteinyl leukotriene receptor 2 yields the protein MAVNDNFTNSSFNCTIDGFKQVIYPVMYLFIFFLGAVGNGLSIYVFFQPSQRKTSVNIYMQNLAVSDLMFVSTLPFRATYFLLGSHWIFGDIVCRIMTYTLYVNMYCSIYFLTVLSVVRFIAIVYPFKHWKVTNMKYARIICAAIWVFVLAAASPLLITGISGYRNPAKCLDLHPSSTHKLFMMNSFVLVVGFILPFCTIIVCYIFAIKMLLKSRTPQRKKAVCHKKALSTIIITLILFLLCFLPYHILRTVHLMLSSCSQANLPVHKALVVALCLAAMNSCLDPILYYFAAEDFKARIRSLYRR from the coding sequence ATGGCAGTAAATGACAACTTCACCAACAGCTCCTTCAACTGTACGATTGACGGCTTCAAGCAAGTCATCTATCCTGTCATGTATCTCTTTATCTTCTTCCTGGGTGCTGTTGGAAATGGCCTCTccatttatgttttcttccagcCCTCACAGAGGAAGACCTCAGTAAACATTTACATGCAGAACTTGGCTGTTTCGGATCTCATGTTTGTGAGCACTTTGCCCTTTCGGGCCACATACTTCCTGTTGGGATCACATTGGATATTTGGTGATATCGTCTGCAGGATCATGACTTACACCTTGTACGTGAACATGTactgcagcatttattttctcacCGTGCTCAGTGTGGTTCGTTTCATAGCCATCGTCTACCCGTTCAAACACTGGAAAGTAACCAACATGAAGTATGCCAGGATAATATGTGCAGCCATATGGGTCttcgtgctggcagctgccagccctcTGTTGATCACGGGAATCTCTGGGTACAGAAACCCAGCCAAGTGCTTGGACCTCCACCCCTCCAGCACGCACAAGCTCTTCATGATGAACAGCTTTGTCCTTGTTGTGGGCTTCATTCTGCCGTTTTGCACCATTATTGTCTGCTACATCTTTGCAATCAAAATGTTGCTCAAGTCCAGGACTCCGCAGCGCAAGAAGGCAGTCTGTCACAAGAAGGCACTGTCAACCATCATCATCactctcatcctcttcctcctctgtttccTGCCATATCACATACTGCGAACTGTCCACCTGAtgctcagcagctgcagccaggccaACCTGCCCGTGCACAAAGCACTGGTGGTCGCTCTCTGCCTTGCTGCCATGAACAGCTGCCTTGATCCCATCCTCTATTACTTCGCTGCTGAAGATTTCAAAGCGAGAATCAGAAGTTTGTACCGCAGGTAG